In the Theobroma cacao cultivar B97-61/B2 chromosome 1, Criollo_cocoa_genome_V2, whole genome shotgun sequence genome, one interval contains:
- the LOC18611986 gene encoding probable polyamine transporter At1g31830 isoform X1, with amino-acid sequence MEAISEVSGDPQAAGQPAGGCLTPQNLPASVSQTIVDKQPQSGEEDEKLRHTTDRLVSGAMGQFEGTEYVNIGEVPTPRIDNFKKVSVLPLIFLIFYEVSGGPFGVEDSVQAAGPLLALLGFLVFPFIWSVPEALITAEMGTMFPENGGYVVWVASALGPYWGFQQGWMKWLSGVIDNALYPVLFLDYLKSGIPALGGGLPRIIAVLALTLVLTYMNYRGLTIVGWVAVLLGVFSILPFVVMGFVAIPKLKPSRWFVANLHDVDWNLYLNTLFWNLNYWDSISTLAGEVENPKKTLPKALFYALILVVLGYFFPLLVGTGALPLDRELWTDGYFSDIAKMLGGVWLRWWIQAAAAMSNMGMFVAEMSSDSFQLLGMAERGMLPEFFGKRSRYGTPLIGILFSASGVILLSWMSFQEIVAAENFLYCFGMILEFIAFVRLRMKYPAASRPYKIPVGTVGSVLMCIPPTILICLVLALSSLKVAVVSLVAVVIGLVMQPALKYVEKRRWLKFSISADLADLHLSSHESTDSSIR; translated from the exons ATGGAAGCAATTTCGGAAGTTTCCGGTGACCCTCAAGCTGCGGGTCAACCAGCAGGTGGTTGCTTAACTCCCCAGAATCTGCCTGCTTCAGTTTCACAGACTATTGTTGATAAGCAACCGCAGAGTGGTGAAGAGGATGAG AAATTAAGGCACACAACGGATAGGCTAGTTTCTGGTGCGATGGGGCAGTTTGAAGGCACTGAATACGTTAACATTGGCGAAGTGCCTACTCCCAGGATAGATAACTTTAAGAAAGTATCAGTTTTACCACTTATTTTCCTCATCTTCTATGAGGTTTCTGGAGGTCCATTTGGGGTTGAGGACAGTGTCCAAGCAGCTGGGCCGTTGCTAGCCCTTCTTGGGTTTTTGGTGTTTCCATTCATTTGGAGTGTTCCTGAAGCATTAATTACTGCTGAGATGGGTACCATGTTCCCTGAAAATGGTGGTTATGTTGTTTGGGTTGCTTCTGCATTAGGTCCCTATTGGGGATTTCAGCAAGGCTGGATGAAATGGCTGAGTGGGGTCATTGATAATGCTTTGTATCCTGTTTTGTTTCTTGACTATTTAAAGTCAGGGATCCCTGCTTTAGGAGGTGGCTTACCAAGAATTATAGCTGTGTTAGCTCTGACTCTAGTGCTTACTTACATGAACTATAGGGGTTTAACCATTGTGGGATGGGTTGCTGTTCTTCTTGGGGTTTTCTCAATCCTTCCTTTTGTGGTCATGGGGTTTGTGGCAATTCCGAAATTGAAGCCTTCAAGATGGTTTGTCGCAAATCTGCATGATGTGGATTggaatttatatttgaataCACTCTTTTGGAATCTAAACTATTGGGACTCAATCAGTACACTCGCTGGAGAGGTAGAGAACCCAAAGAAAACTCTCCCAAAAGCCTTGTTTTACGCTTTGATCTTGGTGGTTCTTGGGtatttctttcctcttttggTTGGTACTGGGGCTCTTCCCCTTGATCGTGAGCTGTGGACTGATGGTTATTTCTCAGACATCGCTAAAATGCTAGGTGGAGTTTGGTTGAGATGGTGGATCCAAGCAGCTGCTGCAATGTCAAATATGGGGATGTTTGTGGCTGAGATGAGTAGTGACTCTTTCCAACTGTTGGGAATGGCTGAACGTGGGATGCTACCAGAGTTCTTTGGCAAGAGGTCTCGATATGGAACTCCTCTAATTGGGATTTTATTCTCAGCTTCTGGTGTTATATTGTTATCATGGATGAGCTTTCAAGAGATTGTAGCTGCAGAGAACTTCTTGTACTGTTTTGGGATGATTTTGGAGTTCATAGCATTTGTAAGGCTAAGGATGAAATATCCAGCAGCATCCCGACCTTACAAAATACCTGTAGGAACAGTTGGGTCTGTTCTTATGTGCATTCCTCCAACCATATTGATTTGTCTTGTTTTGGCTCTTTCTTCTCTCAAAGTGGCAGTGGTTAGCCTTGTTGCTGTTGTGATTGGCCTTGTAATGCAGCCTGCTCTCAAGTATGTTGAGAAAAGAAGATGGCTCAAGTTCTCTATTAGTGCAGACCTTGCTGACCTGCATCTGTCTAGTCATGAAAGCACTGATTCCTCAATAAGATGA
- the LOC18611986 gene encoding probable polyamine transporter At1g31830 isoform X2 has protein sequence MGQFEGTEYVNIGEVPTPRIDNFKKVSVLPLIFLIFYEVSGGPFGVEDSVQAAGPLLALLGFLVFPFIWSVPEALITAEMGTMFPENGGYVVWVASALGPYWGFQQGWMKWLSGVIDNALYPVLFLDYLKSGIPALGGGLPRIIAVLALTLVLTYMNYRGLTIVGWVAVLLGVFSILPFVVMGFVAIPKLKPSRWFVANLHDVDWNLYLNTLFWNLNYWDSISTLAGEVENPKKTLPKALFYALILVVLGYFFPLLVGTGALPLDRELWTDGYFSDIAKMLGGVWLRWWIQAAAAMSNMGMFVAEMSSDSFQLLGMAERGMLPEFFGKRSRYGTPLIGILFSASGVILLSWMSFQEIVAAENFLYCFGMILEFIAFVRLRMKYPAASRPYKIPVGTVGSVLMCIPPTILICLVLALSSLKVAVVSLVAVVIGLVMQPALKYVEKRRWLKFSISADLADLHLSSHESTDSSIR, from the coding sequence ATGGGGCAGTTTGAAGGCACTGAATACGTTAACATTGGCGAAGTGCCTACTCCCAGGATAGATAACTTTAAGAAAGTATCAGTTTTACCACTTATTTTCCTCATCTTCTATGAGGTTTCTGGAGGTCCATTTGGGGTTGAGGACAGTGTCCAAGCAGCTGGGCCGTTGCTAGCCCTTCTTGGGTTTTTGGTGTTTCCATTCATTTGGAGTGTTCCTGAAGCATTAATTACTGCTGAGATGGGTACCATGTTCCCTGAAAATGGTGGTTATGTTGTTTGGGTTGCTTCTGCATTAGGTCCCTATTGGGGATTTCAGCAAGGCTGGATGAAATGGCTGAGTGGGGTCATTGATAATGCTTTGTATCCTGTTTTGTTTCTTGACTATTTAAAGTCAGGGATCCCTGCTTTAGGAGGTGGCTTACCAAGAATTATAGCTGTGTTAGCTCTGACTCTAGTGCTTACTTACATGAACTATAGGGGTTTAACCATTGTGGGATGGGTTGCTGTTCTTCTTGGGGTTTTCTCAATCCTTCCTTTTGTGGTCATGGGGTTTGTGGCAATTCCGAAATTGAAGCCTTCAAGATGGTTTGTCGCAAATCTGCATGATGTGGATTggaatttatatttgaataCACTCTTTTGGAATCTAAACTATTGGGACTCAATCAGTACACTCGCTGGAGAGGTAGAGAACCCAAAGAAAACTCTCCCAAAAGCCTTGTTTTACGCTTTGATCTTGGTGGTTCTTGGGtatttctttcctcttttggTTGGTACTGGGGCTCTTCCCCTTGATCGTGAGCTGTGGACTGATGGTTATTTCTCAGACATCGCTAAAATGCTAGGTGGAGTTTGGTTGAGATGGTGGATCCAAGCAGCTGCTGCAATGTCAAATATGGGGATGTTTGTGGCTGAGATGAGTAGTGACTCTTTCCAACTGTTGGGAATGGCTGAACGTGGGATGCTACCAGAGTTCTTTGGCAAGAGGTCTCGATATGGAACTCCTCTAATTGGGATTTTATTCTCAGCTTCTGGTGTTATATTGTTATCATGGATGAGCTTTCAAGAGATTGTAGCTGCAGAGAACTTCTTGTACTGTTTTGGGATGATTTTGGAGTTCATAGCATTTGTAAGGCTAAGGATGAAATATCCAGCAGCATCCCGACCTTACAAAATACCTGTAGGAACAGTTGGGTCTGTTCTTATGTGCATTCCTCCAACCATATTGATTTGTCTTGTTTTGGCTCTTTCTTCTCTCAAAGTGGCAGTGGTTAGCCTTGTTGCTGTTGTGATTGGCCTTGTAATGCAGCCTGCTCTCAAGTATGTTGAGAAAAGAAGATGGCTCAAGTTCTCTATTAGTGCAGACCTTGCTGACCTGCATCTGTCTAGTCATGAAAGCACTGATTCCTCAATAAGATGA